A stretch of Eleutherodactylus coqui strain aEleCoq1 chromosome 2, aEleCoq1.hap1, whole genome shotgun sequence DNA encodes these proteins:
- the PRR7 gene encoding proline-rich protein 7: protein MPSLHKEYLTLVPPSVNLQCVFGGSCPSVWQNKMVMSQGTYTFLSCFAGFWLIWGLIVLLCCLCSFLRRRMKRRREERLREQSLRSVQIEPLQYEEYVSSPRIPVAHRIRAQAATQQAPPPAAARPWSATRRNGPTPSAANRDIPSMSQEPDLSQPPCYEEALLMAEPPPPYSEVLTDTRGIYRKILSPFLSVQDELVKPEQPLSHKQHLAGPPHTQPLPGALSSPVSTNPPQEAQRMRRPSWSGSEIGSGGLHRLPRGCQLIFPIPLLGRTTAV, encoded by the exons ATGCCATCTTTGCACAAAGAATACCTGACGCTGGTGCCCCCATCTGTGAACCTGCAGTGCGTGTTTGGGGGTTCTTGCCCCTCTGTATGGCAGAATAAGATGGTTATGTCTCAGGGCACATACACTTTCCTCAGTTGTTTTGCTGGATTTTGGCTTATTTGGGGGCTGATAGTACTGCTGTGCTGTCTCTGCAGCTTTCTTAGGCGACGCATGAAGCGACGCAGGGAGGAGAGGCTGCGGGAGCAGAGTTTACGTTCTGTACAGATTGAGCCACTTCAGTATGAGGAATATGTCAGCAGCCCACGCATCCCCGTGGCACACAGAATCCGCGCACAAGCAGCAACTCAGCAAGCACCACCGCCAGCAGCAGCTCGGCCATGGTCTGCCACCCGCAGGAATG GCCCGACTCCAAGTGCCGCTAACAGAGACATTCCATCCATGAGTCAAG AACCAGATTTGTCTCAGCCACCATGTTACGAAGAGGCATTGCTCATGGCAGAACCACCACCGCCCTATAGTGAGGTCCTGACTGACACACGAGGTATCTACAGGAAGATCCTCAGTCCTTTCCTCTCTGTTCAGGATGAGCTTGTGAAGCCAGAACAACCCCTGAGCCATAAACAACATCTGGCGGGACCACCCCATACGCAACCACTTCCAGGTGCCCTAAGTTCACCAGTTTCAACGAATCCTCCTCAAGAAGCACAGAGGATGAGACGACCATCTTGGTCAGGTTCTGAAATTGGAAGTGGGGGTTTACACAGACTGCCTAGGGGCTGCCAGCTGATCTTCCCAATACCTCTTCTGGGCAGGACTACAGCTGTTTGA